A single region of the Thermodesulfatator indicus DSM 15286 genome encodes:
- a CDS encoding ANTAR domain-containing response regulator: MSETKEKIKVLVAEDDEYFSSSLLEALKRRGYEALGPAQTGKEALELAKLLKPDVIIMDIRMPEMDGLEAAYQINQNGFLPIIILTAYTDPDFLRRACKAKVLGYLLKPISIDELLSSLEVALTIGRELNSREVEIKNLREELEARKIIERAKGFLMDAYNMKEGEAMRFMQQEARRRRVKLKDLAAAIVEVGEELLKKAKK, from the coding sequence ATGTCTGAAACAAAAGAAAAGATTAAAGTCCTGGTTGCCGAAGATGACGAATACTTTAGTTCTTCCCTCCTAGAAGCTCTAAAAAGACGCGGTTATGAGGCTCTAGGCCCTGCTCAAACAGGCAAAGAGGCCCTTGAACTTGCTAAGCTCCTGAAACCTGATGTTATTATCATGGATATTCGCATGCCAGAAATGGACGGTCTTGAAGCTGCTTACCAAATAAACCAAAATGGCTTCCTTCCCATAATTATCCTCACCGCTTATACTGACCCAGATTTTCTAAGAAGAGCCTGCAAAGCAAAAGTACTTGGTTATCTCCTAAAACCCATTTCAATAGACGAGTTATTATCTTCTCTTGAAGTAGCCTTAACTATAGGACGCGAACTAAATTCGCGCGAGGTAGAAATTAAAAATCTAAGGGAAGAACTTGAGGCCCGCAAAATAATAGAGCGCGCCAAGGGCTTTTTAATGGACGCTTACAATATGAAAGAAGGCGAGGCCATGCGTTTTATGCAACAAGAAGCCCGCCGACGACGCGTAAAATTAAAAGACTTAGCCGCCGCAATAGTAGAAGTGGGTGAAGAGTTACTTAAAAAGGCTAAAAAATAA